Proteins found in one Haloarcula litorea genomic segment:
- a CDS encoding DUF1931 domain-containing protein, producing MSDLIVKAAVKDALSDHNVSADFYDSLNEEVAELLDDAAERAEANDRKTVQPRDL from the coding sequence ATGTCTGACCTAATCGTCAAAGCAGCCGTGAAGGACGCACTCTCGGACCACAACGTCTCGGCGGATTTCTACGATTCCCTCAACGAAGAGGTCGCCGAACTGCTCGACGACGCCGCAGAGCGTGCCGAGGCCAACGACCGAAAGACGGTCCAGCCACGCGATCTGTAA
- a CDS encoding VirB4 family type IV secretion system protein → MRSMRSAVLQAGGGVGSQLVRWLSSPTSTEGAALYLLIVVLLGIGGKLLWDWYTEDDTEEVEFSDVLNEETLEQGEAERQLLDDIAESHKTVTAPAAAEWETRAARVGEQWTTTLYIADYPDYPNDGYLSDLFEMTDVQFDLTAHITPKNQERARNELQDIADDLQVDADLEQSVRSAYLQERANEAAATYTAVENGASVFDQGMFITVRADEKDDLRDAVQKVKSALRDDPANLTPKTAICRQDLALQSAAPIGDNEFGRTSIALGGAVGALLSSPHNATILEEGGVEFGIHKDNQSPVVIDPFARDNGYAMFTVGDTGSGKSFSSKQNFIRSIEQSKDRIGIILEPLNNWAGVSEALDAKRITVGGTLGLNPLEIRETPEHVQRAMGEDASPFNEKLDDAMSFLTNFFALRGISLGDRRTTLELGLKRAYKRQDITDDISTHSNPSPTIRDMMDVFEDMIDDPEEFVVRSDEEAGKIKEDATWLLDQLRPFEDDGRHANLGQESDFDIRDEKVIYLDLAQQEGSVDSSTALTMQLLISLVYERAKVSDKEVVFYIDEARYIMQDAASLAFLETVFRHHRHHDLSIRLVTQTVDEFFEHAESEAILDQCAVKQFHRLDGMDEEWADEFGLNYAQMRFVQDAVPGNEDAGFSEALVGVDGEWRGIQVKAMPKEKQVIDFDPTSQVRSSLPGAGDSAVDSEMEEFQAELEERVTNGTNETNTSEDESDAVAAEPDGGSTEETNDG, encoded by the coding sequence ATGCGTTCGATGCGTAGCGCGGTCCTTCAAGCAGGGGGCGGCGTGGGCAGCCAGCTCGTCAGATGGCTCTCCAGTCCGACCTCTACGGAGGGCGCAGCGCTCTATCTCCTCATCGTCGTCCTGCTCGGTATCGGTGGGAAACTCCTCTGGGACTGGTACACCGAGGACGACACTGAAGAAGTCGAGTTCTCGGATGTCCTCAACGAGGAGACACTCGAACAGGGCGAGGCCGAACGTCAGCTCCTCGACGACATCGCCGAGTCACACAAGACGGTGACCGCGCCGGCTGCCGCCGAGTGGGAAACGCGAGCCGCACGAGTCGGCGAGCAGTGGACGACGACGCTGTACATCGCCGACTACCCGGACTACCCCAACGACGGTTACCTCAGCGATCTCTTCGAGATGACCGACGTGCAGTTCGACCTGACGGCCCACATCACGCCGAAAAACCAAGAGCGGGCCCGGAATGAACTGCAGGACATCGCTGACGACCTCCAAGTCGACGCTGACTTGGAACAGAGCGTCCGGAGTGCCTACCTCCAAGAGCGGGCCAACGAGGCCGCAGCGACGTACACAGCTGTCGAGAACGGCGCGAGCGTTTTCGACCAGGGGATGTTCATCACCGTTCGGGCCGACGAGAAAGACGACCTCAGAGACGCCGTCCAGAAGGTCAAGAGTGCGCTTCGTGACGACCCGGCGAACCTCACGCCGAAGACGGCAATCTGTCGGCAGGACCTCGCCCTTCAGTCCGCCGCGCCCATCGGCGACAACGAGTTCGGCCGCACGTCAATCGCACTCGGCGGCGCCGTCGGCGCATTACTCTCCTCGCCGCACAACGCGACGATCCTCGAGGAGGGCGGCGTCGAGTTCGGGATTCACAAGGACAACCAGAGCCCTGTGGTCATCGACCCGTTCGCACGAGACAACGGGTACGCGATGTTCACCGTCGGCGACACGGGCTCGGGGAAATCGTTCAGTTCCAAGCAGAACTTTATCCGGTCCATCGAACAGAGCAAGGACCGTATCGGGATCATCCTCGAACCGCTGAACAACTGGGCCGGTGTCTCGGAAGCCCTCGACGCCAAACGGATCACGGTCGGCGGGACGCTCGGTCTGAACCCGCTGGAGATCCGGGAGACCCCGGAGCACGTCCAGCGGGCGATGGGTGAGGACGCGAGTCCGTTCAACGAGAAGCTCGACGACGCGATGAGCTTCCTCACGAACTTCTTCGCGCTCCGCGGTATCTCGCTTGGCGACCGGCGGACGACGCTCGAACTCGGGCTCAAGCGCGCCTACAAGCGCCAGGACATTACTGACGACATCTCCACGCACAGCAATCCGAGCCCGACCATCCGCGATATGATGGACGTCTTCGAGGACATGATCGACGACCCCGAGGAGTTCGTCGTCCGGTCCGACGAGGAAGCCGGGAAGATCAAAGAGGACGCAACGTGGCTGCTCGACCAGCTCCGCCCCTTCGAAGACGATGGTCGCCACGCGAATCTCGGCCAAGAATCCGACTTCGACATCCGGGACGAGAAGGTCATCTATCTCGATCTCGCCCAGCAGGAGGGGAGCGTGGACAGCAGCACGGCACTAACGATGCAGCTCCTCATCTCGCTGGTGTACGAGCGAGCGAAGGTCTCGGACAAGGAGGTCGTGTTCTACATCGACGAGGCCCGCTACATCATGCAGGACGCCGCCAGTCTGGCGTTCCTCGAGACGGTGTTCCGCCACCACCGCCACCACGACCTCTCGATCCGGCTGGTCACCCAGACCGTCGACGAGTTCTTCGAGCACGCCGAATCCGAGGCGATTCTCGATCAGTGTGCGGTCAAACAGTTCCACCGTCTCGACGGGATGGACGAGGAGTGGGCCGACGAGTTCGGTCTGAACTACGCACAGATGCGGTTCGTCCAGGATGCGGTGCCCGGCAACGAGGACGCCGGCTTCTCCGAGGCCTTGGTGGGCGTCGACGGCGAGTGGCGCGGGATCCAGGTCAAAGCGATGCCGAAGGAGAAACAGGTCATCGACTTCGACCCGACATCCCAGGTTCGGTCCTCGCTCCCCGGTGCCGGCGACAGCGCTGTCGATAGTGAGATGGAGGAGTTCCAAGCGGAGCTTGAAGAGCGAGTAACGAACGGAACGAACGAAACGAACACCAGCGAGGATGAATCCGACGCCGTCGCTGCCGAGCCAGACGGCGGGTCAACGGAGGAGACCAACGATGGCTGA
- the xseB gene encoding exodeoxyribonuclease VII small subunit — protein sequence MANDSAIHDRLSRVEEIIEQLDADDCDLEEGTRLHDEGQELLAEVREILDEGSGDVVEIE from the coding sequence GTGGCAAACGATTCAGCGATTCACGACCGCCTGAGCCGCGTCGAGGAGATAATCGAACAACTCGATGCCGATGACTGTGACCTCGAGGAGGGTACGCGGCTACACGACGAGGGTCAGGAACTCTTGGCCGAGGTGCGGGAAATCCTCGACGAGGGTAGTGGGGACGTCGTCGAAATCGAGTAG
- a CDS encoding class I SAM-dependent methyltransferase, with product MTEPHHPIFARLYDPVMRPAERTVFTEHRRYLASGISGAILDLGAGTGAMFPYFSEATTGGTEVTLSAIEPDPHMRRQAIERARDLQLDITVEDAGAEALPFADESFDVVIASLVFCTIPDVEAALSEVARVLKPGGEFRFLEHVRGDGTVGIAHDVLAPAWHTVAGGCHLNRETDEVFRTDDRFELVDYTRVDDDFIGVVPLVRGTLQRDSETSLLARVVQQYRDK from the coding sequence ATGACTGAGCCCCATCATCCGATATTTGCACGACTGTACGACCCGGTGATGCGACCGGCAGAACGAACTGTATTCACCGAGCACCGGCGATATCTCGCGAGTGGAATCTCCGGTGCAATCTTGGACCTCGGTGCGGGGACGGGTGCGATGTTCCCCTATTTCAGCGAGGCCACGACAGGCGGTACGGAAGTCACGCTTTCCGCGATTGAACCGGATCCGCATATGCGGCGACAGGCGATCGAGCGAGCGCGAGATCTCCAACTCGATATCACGGTCGAGGACGCCGGTGCTGAAGCATTGCCGTTCGCAGACGAGTCGTTCGACGTGGTGATTGCATCGCTCGTGTTCTGTACGATTCCCGATGTCGAGGCCGCGCTCTCAGAGGTCGCACGGGTGCTGAAGCCCGGCGGTGAGTTCCGATTCCTCGAACACGTTCGGGGCGACGGGACGGTTGGGATTGCCCACGATGTGCTCGCACCAGCGTGGCACACCGTGGCCGGCGGTTGTCATCTGAATCGAGAGACGGACGAGGTGTTTCGGACTGACGATCGGTTCGAACTCGTCGATTACACGAGAGTGGACGACGACTTCATCGGAGTCGTACCGTTGGTCCGAGGGACGCTCCAACGCGACAGTGAGACGTCGTTACTTGCGCGAGTCGTGCAGCAGTATCGAGACAAGTGA
- a CDS encoding PadR family transcriptional regulator produces MHDLTGFQRDILYVIAGLEEPHGLAVKDELDDYYEQEINHGRLYPNLDDLVDKGLLEKGELDKRTNVYTITQRGVREIEARRDWENQYLETGELQSLLQR; encoded by the coding sequence ATGCACGATTTAACCGGGTTCCAGCGGGACATCTTGTATGTGATTGCCGGGCTCGAGGAACCACACGGGCTCGCAGTCAAGGACGAACTTGACGACTACTACGAGCAAGAGATCAATCACGGGCGGCTCTACCCGAATCTCGACGACCTCGTCGACAAAGGCTTACTGGAGAAAGGGGAACTCGATAAACGAACCAACGTCTATACAATCACACAGCGGGGGGTGCGCGAAATAGAGGCCCGACGAGACTGGGAGAACCAGTATCTTGAGACTGGGGAACTACAGTCCTTATTACAGAGATAA
- a CDS encoding YHS domain-containing protein, with translation MPTDPVCGMELSFSDAVATVQHDGTVYYFCSDECRQRFEEQPSVYTE, from the coding sequence ATGCCAACCGACCCAGTCTGTGGAATGGAACTCTCATTTAGCGACGCAGTCGCCACTGTCCAGCACGATGGGACGGTGTACTATTTCTGTAGCGACGAGTGTCGACAGCGATTCGAGGAACAGCCGTCGGTGTATACGGAGTAA
- a CDS encoding ABC1 kinase family protein — MIGRVREGVRTTTRFVEILRYTLAEALRYRFSTEPLPEHVHRLVVRLGPTFIKLGQIASTRPDLVPPDVSKRLEDLQENVPAFPHHEARAVIESELDAPPEELFQEFPTDPIASASLSQVYFATLDDGTDVAVKVQRPDIRPRMERDLRIVRTLARLGSVLGVTPRQLPVTRIVDEFASWTLKELDFEVEGHNLEEFRRNFADWDDVTFPAVAWSHTTKRVLTMEKVSGMRLGEVPDAVSEQRRHTLAQRLSELLIKMFVSDGFFHADLHPGNIFFQRNGSIAILDVGMVGRMTTAQRDRFLAYWIAITRRQRDRAFHHLTEMADSTDQADLDAYRDQYDVLLDRFYDKDLSERSLAQTYLEIVYAGAEHGVVFPSEMVLQAKAVVTAESLTLVLAPDYRFSEEIRPIVAEELAKQATPRATMDRAWGELVDWILLGQGVGGEAPSAADPEEAAFRREAIQALADVWTDDIDALLQDIQDDVPEYTSAEYWRDHPEHYVLLETALGLLRTFATELARLEERSDIQSETDAVPLLAVDDADDIEEKLLTGELSQMIDTLQDDTDQYTSAEFWDQNHESRAALISGLTALRLLLSRLNQSVDTAYASESRDKSTPETTMEDIDD; from the coding sequence ATGATCGGACGGGTTCGTGAGGGAGTGCGAACGACCACTCGGTTCGTAGAGATCCTTCGATATACGCTCGCAGAAGCGCTTCGCTATAGATTCAGTACGGAACCGTTACCAGAACACGTCCATCGACTCGTCGTCCGATTGGGGCCAACGTTCATCAAACTCGGTCAGATCGCTTCGACGCGGCCCGATCTCGTTCCGCCCGATGTCTCAAAGCGACTGGAAGACTTACAGGAGAACGTCCCCGCGTTTCCCCACCACGAAGCACGAGCAGTCATCGAATCCGAACTCGACGCGCCACCAGAGGAGCTATTCCAGGAGTTCCCCACCGACCCCATTGCATCGGCATCGTTGAGTCAGGTGTACTTCGCGACGTTAGATGACGGGACTGATGTCGCCGTGAAGGTCCAGCGGCCAGATATTCGCCCGCGTATGGAGCGGGACCTCCGCATCGTCCGGACGCTCGCCCGGCTGGGGTCCGTACTCGGAGTGACGCCACGACAGCTTCCCGTGACTCGGATCGTCGACGAGTTCGCCTCGTGGACGTTGAAAGAACTCGACTTCGAGGTCGAAGGCCACAACCTCGAAGAGTTCAGACGGAATTTCGCAGACTGGGACGATGTGACGTTCCCGGCGGTCGCCTGGAGTCACACGACGAAGCGCGTCCTGACGATGGAGAAGGTCTCGGGAATGCGACTTGGAGAGGTACCGGATGCCGTGAGCGAGCAACGTCGGCATACGCTCGCCCAGCGCCTTTCAGAACTGCTCATCAAGATGTTCGTCTCGGATGGCTTCTTCCACGCCGACCTCCACCCAGGGAACATCTTCTTCCAGCGGAACGGAAGCATCGCGATCCTCGACGTCGGGATGGTCGGTCGGATGACGACGGCCCAACGAGATCGATTCCTCGCGTACTGGATCGCCATCACACGTCGGCAGCGCGACCGAGCCTTCCACCACCTCACCGAGATGGCCGACTCGACCGACCAAGCGGACCTCGACGCCTACCGCGACCAGTACGACGTACTCCTCGATCGCTTCTACGACAAGGATCTCTCCGAGCGAAGTCTCGCACAGACCTACCTGGAGATCGTCTACGCTGGCGCCGAACACGGGGTTGTCTTCCCTTCTGAGATGGTGCTACAGGCGAAGGCGGTCGTGACGGCCGAATCGCTGACGCTCGTCCTCGCACCCGACTACCGCTTCAGCGAAGAGATCCGTCCAATCGTCGCCGAGGAACTCGCCAAGCAGGCGACGCCCCGGGCCACAATGGACCGGGCGTGGGGTGAGCTCGTCGACTGGATCCTTCTCGGGCAGGGGGTCGGTGGAGAAGCGCCATCGGCAGCCGATCCTGAAGAGGCGGCGTTTCGCAGGGAAGCGATTCAGGCGCTCGCCGACGTCTGGACGGACGACATAGATGCATTGCTGCAGGACATTCAGGACGACGTGCCAGAGTATACATCCGCAGAGTACTGGCGTGACCACCCGGAGCACTACGTCCTTCTCGAGACGGCACTCGGGTTACTGCGGACGTTCGCGACGGAACTCGCGCGCCTCGAAGAACGCAGCGACATCCAGAGCGAAACCGACGCCGTACCCCTGCTCGCGGTCGACGATGCAGATGATATTGAAGAGAAGCTCCTGACCGGTGAACTCTCCCAGATGATCGATACGTTGCAGGACGACACGGACCAGTACACATCAGCGGAGTTCTGGGACCAGAACCACGAATCGCGTGCGGCGCTCATTTCGGGATTGACGGCACTCCGATTGCTCCTCTCACGACTGAACCAGAGCGTCGACACGGCGTACGCCTCGGAATCACGGGACAAGAGTACACCTGAGACAACAATGGAGGACATCGATGACTGA
- the xseA gene encoding exodeoxyribonuclease VII large subunit: MADAPDTERQAVEPDAREVLSVSQLNDRIASVIQNTPALNGVRCIGEVTDLHQNSTALYFTLTDGDAELPCMIWANRYREMDAGLEDGTEVILEGDIDYWVEGGKIDLKPWEVIVVGDGDQAAAVERLRSELEERGWFDDEQKQQPPAFPERVGVVTSLRGDARYDIQNAIHGQDPTLDILVKDATVQGSNAPTSIANGIHHLDRSEDVDAIIVGRGGGSDSNLQAFNTERVAEAIFTANTPIVTAIGHTDDRLIADQVADVATITPTAAGEYTANSREEFIASEIEPMEQQLETAYETFQQEHEHEQELAEAVDEAAAPEGLPPIYYKAAIGMLLLLLLIITALWLGVL; the protein is encoded by the coding sequence ATGGCGGACGCACCGGATACCGAACGGCAGGCGGTCGAACCCGATGCGAGAGAGGTTCTCAGCGTGTCACAGCTGAACGACCGGATTGCGTCGGTCATCCAGAACACGCCTGCCCTCAACGGCGTCCGCTGCATCGGGGAGGTCACTGACCTCCACCAGAACAGTACGGCGCTTTACTTCACGCTCACCGACGGCGACGCCGAACTCCCCTGTATGATCTGGGCCAACCGCTATCGAGAGATGGATGCTGGCCTCGAAGACGGCACCGAGGTCATCCTCGAGGGCGATATCGACTACTGGGTCGAAGGTGGGAAAATCGACCTCAAACCGTGGGAGGTGATCGTCGTCGGCGACGGCGACCAGGCGGCTGCCGTGGAGCGACTGCGAAGCGAACTCGAAGAGCGTGGCTGGTTCGACGACGAGCAGAAACAGCAACCGCCGGCGTTCCCGGAGCGGGTCGGCGTCGTCACGTCCCTTCGAGGAGACGCCCGGTACGACATCCAGAACGCGATTCACGGACAGGACCCCACCCTCGACATCCTGGTGAAGGACGCAACCGTCCAGGGGTCGAACGCCCCGACGTCCATCGCGAACGGCATTCACCATCTCGACCGCTCGGAGGACGTCGACGCCATCATCGTCGGCCGCGGCGGTGGCAGTGATTCGAACCTCCAAGCCTTCAACACCGAACGGGTCGCGGAAGCCATCTTCACCGCCAACACGCCCATCGTCACCGCGATCGGGCACACTGACGACCGACTCATCGCCGATCAGGTGGCGGATGTCGCAACGATCACGCCGACGGCCGCCGGCGAGTATACCGCGAATTCACGTGAGGAGTTCATCGCGAGCGAGATCGAGCCGATGGAGCAACAGCTTGAGACCGCGTACGAAACGTTCCAGCAGGAACACGAACACGAACAGGAACTCGCCGAAGCAGTCGACGAAGCGGCCGCTCCCGAGGGTCTTCCGCCGATCTACTACAAAGCCGCCATCGGTATGTTGCTGTTGTTGCTGCTGATCATCACTGCGCTGTGGCTGGGGGTGCTCTAA
- a CDS encoding ABC1 kinase family protein, with protein sequence MLDLGPTFVKIGQVLSTRPDVVPQVYAEEFVTLQDAVPTGPYREMIPALADDVGYHSYDDFDPEPIAGGSLAQVYRATYQGDQVVVKVRRPGIKDLIETDLRIIRRLIPLVMLLAPERLQFSLRNMADDFERIILEELDFEREARMMDEIRANFESDGNDTVVIPRVYEDVSSERVLTMAYVEGTKVTDVDELESEGHDPTEVARDVANAYFTMGLEHGVYHGDPHPGNLAVDEEGRIVFYDFGMSGRFTPAMQNSVVNLYLAAVNRDVDGIIDELIALGALDPDADRAAVGHVLELVIEDLEGSETVDWQRIISEVTGMLHEFPFRIPPDIMLVLRVGSISEGVLRQLDPEFDFLAAAQTFLREHGFMERAARMKLAEMRGELEASLWALLRLPTKLERELDARAEERTRTFARTQQQESRSLGYALLAGASLIGAALLAGVDITYSLVVMGVALVFAILFLISSDQLPR encoded by the coding sequence ATGCTGGATCTCGGACCGACATTCGTGAAAATCGGACAGGTCCTCTCCACTCGCCCCGACGTCGTCCCTCAGGTGTACGCCGAAGAGTTCGTCACGCTGCAGGATGCGGTTCCGACGGGCCCATATCGCGAGATGATCCCCGCACTCGCCGACGATGTCGGCTATCACTCCTACGACGACTTCGATCCGGAACCGATTGCTGGTGGGTCACTGGCGCAGGTGTATAGGGCGACGTATCAAGGCGATCAGGTCGTCGTGAAGGTTCGACGACCGGGCATCAAAGACCTCATCGAGACCGACCTGCGCATCATCCGCCGACTCATCCCGCTGGTGATGCTGCTTGCCCCCGAGCGCCTCCAGTTTTCCCTCCGAAACATGGCCGACGACTTCGAGCGCATCATTCTGGAGGAACTCGACTTCGAGCGGGAAGCCCGGATGATGGACGAGATCCGGGCCAACTTCGAGAGTGACGGGAACGACACGGTCGTCATCCCACGAGTCTACGAGGATGTTTCTTCGGAACGTGTGCTCACGATGGCCTACGTCGAGGGGACGAAGGTCACCGACGTCGACGAACTCGAATCAGAGGGCCACGATCCCACCGAGGTCGCCCGAGACGTCGCGAACGCGTACTTCACGATGGGCCTCGAACACGGCGTGTATCATGGTGACCCTCATCCCGGCAACCTCGCTGTCGACGAGGAGGGCCGTATCGTCTTCTACGACTTCGGGATGAGCGGGAGATTCACGCCCGCCATGCAGAACAGCGTCGTGAACCTCTACCTCGCCGCTGTCAATCGGGACGTGGACGGAATCATTGACGAGCTCATCGCGCTCGGCGCGCTCGATCCTGACGCTGATCGGGCTGCCGTCGGACACGTCCTCGAATTAGTCATCGAGGATTTGGAGGGCAGCGAAACTGTGGATTGGCAGCGGATCATCAGCGAAGTGACCGGGATGCTCCACGAGTTCCCGTTTCGCATTCCTCCCGACATCATGCTCGTTCTCCGGGTCGGCTCGATTAGCGAGGGTGTTCTCAGACAGCTTGATCCGGAGTTCGACTTCCTCGCTGCTGCACAGACGTTCCTCCGTGAGCACGGCTTCATGGAACGAGCGGCCCGGATGAAGCTCGCCGAGATGCGAGGTGAGCTCGAGGCGTCGCTCTGGGCCCTGCTTCGACTCCCGACGAAGCTCGAACGAGAGCTGGATGCACGAGCCGAGGAACGGACACGAACCTTCGCTCGGACGCAACAACAGGAGTCCCGCTCGCTCGGCTATGCGCTCCTTGCGGGGGCATCACTCATCGGAGCAGCGCTGCTTGCCGGTGTCGATATCACCTATTCATTGGTAGTCATGGGGGTCGCTCTCGTCTTCGCAATTCTGTTCCTGATCTCGTCTGATCAGCTGCCCCGATAA